The following are encoded in a window of Rubellicoccus peritrichatus genomic DNA:
- a CDS encoding formyltransferase, whose product MTQPRTVVFAYSDVGFFCLKLLLERDCNVVAVFTHEDNPNENQWFSSVAKLAEEHGISVHKPEKLKRSEWESTFLDEIKPELILSFYYRNMIPTWILGLPALGAYNMHGSYLPKYRGRAPVNWAVLHGESYIGATLHVMVKEPDAGEIVDQEKVMIGENDTASEVMERVRDAAVVVLGREIEPLLSGTAPRTPQDESEATYFSGRKPEDGRIDWTQSARDSFNLIRAVTRPYPGAFSDSIDSEKRLLVWWARVLSSEEAAGLREEKLEPGALISSEPLVITCGEGALEVTDFEWIEKP is encoded by the coding sequence ATGACTCAACCGCGTACCGTTGTCTTTGCTTACAGTGATGTGGGTTTTTTCTGCTTAAAGCTATTGCTTGAGCGTGATTGCAATGTCGTTGCTGTTTTTACGCACGAGGACAATCCCAACGAGAACCAATGGTTTTCCAGCGTAGCCAAACTTGCTGAAGAACATGGCATCTCCGTGCATAAGCCCGAGAAACTTAAACGGTCTGAGTGGGAGTCAACCTTTCTAGATGAGATCAAGCCCGAGCTGATCCTTTCGTTTTATTACCGGAATATGATACCGACTTGGATTCTGGGTCTGCCCGCTCTTGGCGCTTATAACATGCACGGCTCCTATTTGCCGAAATACCGCGGGCGGGCTCCTGTAAATTGGGCAGTCCTCCATGGCGAGTCATATATCGGAGCAACACTTCACGTCATGGTCAAAGAACCCGATGCGGGTGAGATTGTGGATCAGGAAAAAGTCATGATTGGCGAGAATGATACTGCCTCCGAAGTAATGGAGCGTGTTCGTGACGCCGCGGTCGTGGTACTGGGCAGAGAAATCGAACCGCTTCTGTCCGGTACGGCTCCACGAACTCCGCAGGATGAATCTGAGGCCACTTACTTCAGTGGACGAAAGCCGGAGGACGGTCGTATTGACTGGACTCAATCTGCTCGTGATAGCTTCAACCTGATTCGGGCGGTGACACGACCTTATCCCGGAGCTTTCAGCGATTCGATTGATTCGGAAAAACGCCTGCTTGTCTGGTGGGCACGTGTTCTGAGTTCGGAGGAAGCAGCTGGACTTAGAGAGGAGAAGCTCGAGCCCGGAGCGTTGATCTCATCTGAGCCTTTGGTCATTACATGCGGGGAAGGAGCTCTCGAAGTAACGGATTTCGAGTGGATTGAGAAGCCATAG
- the secA gene encoding preprotein translocase subunit SecA gives MISTVLKKFAGNHNKRFQKKCQAIVVKINKIEEELQSLSEDALKAKTGELRKVYQDGMEAARKAHGEDEDKLYDASEKLLSDMLPEAFAVVKNAARRLCGQTVEYMGTESVWNMVHFDVQLIGGIAIHEGNIAEMATGEGKTLVSTLPLYLNALTGRNCQLCTVNEYLAQRDAEWMGHLFKYLGLTVGVIKSQQPPEVKREMYGCDLTYGTSSELGFDYLRDNGMATRADDQVQREHYYCIVDEIDSILVDEARTPLIISGPVQEEREAPFRELKPGVSSLVQQQVRLCNRLANEARGELEKDDADLETAHQKLLQVKLGMPKNKTLMKIMENGEWRRDFEKYDLEMHSDFMKKRMFSIKEELYYVIDEKQHQADLSELGRSTLQPGDPDAFVMPDLPTIFMEIDKDDSLSAEGKLKAKQEEEKLFADKAEQIHTISQLLRAYSLYERDKEYVVHEGKVAIVDENTGRMMAGRRWSDGLHQAVEAKENVKIEKESKTYATITIQNYFRLYEKLAGMTGTAETEAGEFHDIYKLDVKVIPTNKPCIRVDDNDVIYKTRREKYNNVVDDITDAHKKGQPVLVGTASVEASEVLSRMLKRQNLTHSVLNAKYHQQEAEIVARAGQKGAITIATNMAGRGTDIKLGEGVSDAGGLFVLGTERHNSRRVDRQLRGRCSRQGDPGRSKFYVSLEDDLMRLFANAGPISRILQSSFQEGEELAHPLLNRSLESAQKKVEQQDFSVRKRLLQYDDVLNRQRDVIYGIRNQSIHSEDPKQVIFEMIEEELEDRIDAIAPGDKQPDAEDLENLLTWVNSHFPVSLRNEDVSGKTHDPLRDFILERIHKAYAQKEEVEDPDGIKNLERYVVIRSIDRNWQDHLTEMEDLRRAVGLRGYGQKDPLVEYKTEAYTYFSDMMGRVRSDVCRGLFRSATNIDAFKNMLSKLQKNAKTTGPDEGAVAQKAGGIQTGGAAAQAQAKPGKERQLPKVKIETARRELPKIGRNEMVTIRKGPEVKQMKFKKAEQMIQNEGWQLVQPAKR, from the coding sequence ATGATCTCCACAGTTTTAAAGAAATTTGCCGGCAATCACAACAAGCGCTTTCAGAAGAAGTGCCAGGCCATCGTCGTTAAGATCAACAAGATAGAGGAAGAACTCCAGTCGCTCAGTGAAGACGCCTTGAAGGCAAAAACCGGTGAATTACGGAAAGTCTATCAGGACGGCATGGAAGCCGCTCGCAAGGCACATGGGGAAGACGAAGACAAGCTTTACGATGCCAGTGAGAAGCTGCTTTCCGATATGCTGCCAGAGGCTTTTGCTGTGGTAAAAAATGCCGCCCGTCGCCTTTGTGGCCAGACTGTTGAGTACATGGGCACGGAATCCGTCTGGAACATGGTTCATTTCGATGTTCAGCTCATTGGTGGTATTGCGATTCATGAGGGAAATATTGCTGAAATGGCAACGGGTGAGGGGAAAACACTCGTTTCGACCCTGCCCCTTTACCTCAATGCCTTGACCGGGCGTAACTGTCAGCTTTGCACAGTCAATGAATACCTGGCTCAGCGTGATGCTGAGTGGATGGGGCACCTTTTCAAATACCTTGGACTGACCGTTGGTGTGATTAAGAGCCAGCAGCCTCCGGAAGTGAAACGGGAGATGTATGGCTGTGACCTCACTTATGGCACCTCGTCGGAGCTGGGCTTTGACTATCTTCGTGACAATGGCATGGCCACGCGGGCTGATGATCAAGTCCAGCGGGAGCATTATTACTGCATTGTTGACGAAATTGACTCGATTCTGGTCGATGAAGCCCGCACACCACTCATTATCTCAGGCCCAGTTCAGGAAGAACGTGAGGCGCCATTTCGTGAATTGAAGCCCGGTGTTTCCAGTCTGGTTCAGCAGCAGGTGCGCTTGTGTAATCGCCTCGCAAACGAAGCCCGTGGCGAACTTGAAAAGGATGATGCGGATCTTGAAACTGCCCACCAGAAGTTGCTTCAGGTCAAGTTGGGGATGCCCAAGAACAAGACCCTGATGAAGATCATGGAGAATGGCGAATGGCGCCGCGATTTTGAGAAATACGACCTCGAAATGCACTCGGACTTCATGAAGAAGCGGATGTTTTCGATCAAGGAAGAGCTTTACTACGTCATCGACGAAAAGCAGCATCAGGCGGACTTGAGTGAACTGGGCCGCTCAACCCTGCAGCCTGGCGATCCGGATGCATTCGTGATGCCCGACCTGCCTACGATCTTCATGGAGATCGATAAGGATGATTCGCTTTCGGCCGAAGGTAAGTTGAAGGCCAAGCAGGAAGAGGAAAAGCTTTTCGCTGACAAGGCGGAACAGATTCACACGATTTCCCAGCTCCTCCGTGCCTACAGCCTTTACGAGCGCGATAAGGAATATGTCGTTCACGAGGGCAAGGTGGCGATTGTCGATGAGAATACCGGCCGTATGATGGCTGGTCGTCGTTGGTCTGATGGGCTTCACCAGGCGGTCGAGGCAAAGGAAAACGTCAAGATCGAGAAAGAGTCGAAGACCTACGCCACGATTACGATTCAGAATTACTTCCGTCTTTATGAAAAGCTGGCCGGTATGACCGGAACGGCTGAAACCGAGGCGGGTGAGTTCCATGACATTTACAAGCTCGACGTAAAAGTCATCCCAACGAACAAACCTTGCATCCGTGTGGACGATAATGACGTCATTTACAAAACACGCCGCGAGAAATACAACAATGTCGTTGATGACATCACCGATGCACACAAAAAGGGCCAACCAGTTCTCGTCGGTACGGCTTCAGTGGAAGCTTCTGAGGTCTTGAGTCGTATGCTCAAGCGTCAGAACCTGACCCATAGCGTCTTGAATGCGAAATACCACCAGCAGGAGGCGGAGATTGTCGCCCGGGCAGGCCAAAAGGGAGCAATCACGATTGCGACCAATATGGCGGGTCGCGGAACGGACATTAAGCTGGGCGAAGGTGTCTCGGATGCGGGCGGACTTTTTGTTCTGGGGACCGAGCGTCACAATTCCCGCCGTGTGGACCGCCAGTTGCGTGGTCGTTGCTCTCGTCAGGGAGACCCGGGCCGTTCGAAATTCTATGTATCCCTGGAAGATGATTTGATGCGCCTGTTTGCCAATGCAGGTCCGATTTCGCGTATTCTGCAAAGTTCATTCCAGGAAGGTGAAGAGCTGGCTCACCCACTACTCAATCGCTCGCTCGAAAGCGCTCAAAAGAAGGTCGAGCAACAGGACTTTAGTGTTCGCAAGCGCTTGTTGCAGTACGATGACGTTCTCAATCGTCAGCGTGATGTCATTTACGGAATTCGCAATCAGTCGATCCACAGCGAAGACCCGAAGCAGGTCATTTTTGAAATGATCGAAGAGGAGCTTGAAGATCGCATTGATGCGATTGCTCCAGGTGACAAGCAGCCGGATGCAGAGGATCTCGAGAATTTACTGACCTGGGTTAACAGCCACTTCCCGGTTTCATTGCGCAATGAGGATGTTAGCGGAAAAACGCATGATCCACTGCGCGACTTTATCCTTGAGCGCATTCACAAGGCATATGCGCAGAAGGAGGAAGTCGAAGATCCCGATGGTATCAAGAATCTCGAACGCTATGTTGTGATACGTTCCATTGACCGTAACTGGCAGGATCATTTGACTGAGATGGAAGACCTCCGTCGGGCAGTTGGGCTGCGTGGTTATGGCCAGAAGGATCCGTTGGTTGAGTACAAGACCGAGGCCTATACTTACTTTTCTGACATGATGGGGCGTGTGCGCAGCGATGTTTGCCGTGGGCTTTTCCGTTCTGCCACCAATATTGATGCCTTTAAGAATATGCTGTCCAAGCTCCAGAAGAATGCCAAGACAACGGGGCCGGACGAGGGCGCTGTGGCTCAGAAAGCCGGAGGGATTCAGACTGGTGGTGCAGCAGCGCAGGCGCAAGCTAAGCCAGGAAAAGAACGCCAGTTGCCCAAGGTCAAGATCGAGACGGCCCGTCGCGAACTTCCCAAGATCGGACGCAACGAGATGGTGACCATTCGCAAGGGCCCTGAGGTCAAGCAGATGAAGTTCAAGAAAGCCGAGCAGATGATTCAGAACGAAGGCTGGCAGCTGGTTCAGCCGGCTAAGCGTTAG
- a CDS encoding bifunctional UDP-4-keto-pentose/UDP-xylose synthase, with translation MKVLILGVNGFIGSSLVWKILQETDWEVYGMDMGTNKLGHVMEHERFKFFEGDITINKEWIEYHVRKCDVLVPLVAIATPALYVKDPIRVYELDFEANMEIIRKAVKYKKRLVFPSTSEVYGLVQDAEFDEYQTNMVYGPIPKQRWIYATIKQLLDRVIWGYGETEGLDFSLFRPFNFVGPKLDDVNDPKEGSSRVVTQFIHNIITGKPIKLVDGGAQKRSFTFIDDGVDCIMRIIGNENGCASGRIFNVGNPKMQYSIKELAEMLVELVGEYPDYADMAKNVVIEEVTSEDYYGSAYQDVVHRVPKVEEAKQHLGWEPTTDLRTALKFTLDYHLANTDYELNAMDVR, from the coding sequence ATGAAAGTTCTGATTCTCGGCGTTAATGGTTTTATTGGCAGCAGCCTGGTCTGGAAGATCCTGCAGGAGACCGATTGGGAGGTATATGGCATGGACATGGGCACGAACAAGCTTGGGCATGTCATGGAGCATGAACGCTTCAAGTTTTTTGAAGGCGACATCACGATCAACAAGGAATGGATCGAATATCACGTGCGCAAATGCGATGTGCTCGTGCCGTTAGTGGCCATCGCAACGCCTGCCCTTTACGTCAAAGACCCGATTCGCGTCTACGAACTCGATTTTGAGGCCAACATGGAAATCATCCGCAAGGCTGTTAAATACAAGAAGCGCCTTGTTTTTCCATCCACAAGCGAGGTTTACGGTTTGGTCCAGGATGCGGAATTTGACGAATATCAGACCAATATGGTTTACGGCCCCATCCCCAAGCAGCGCTGGATCTATGCCACGATCAAGCAGTTGCTCGACCGCGTAATCTGGGGCTATGGTGAGACCGAAGGGCTCGATTTTTCGCTTTTTCGGCCGTTCAACTTTGTCGGGCCCAAGCTCGATGACGTCAATGACCCCAAGGAGGGGTCTTCCCGAGTTGTGACGCAGTTCATTCACAACATCATCACAGGAAAACCAATCAAGCTGGTTGATGGTGGTGCTCAAAAGCGTTCCTTCACCTTCATCGATGATGGGGTGGACTGCATCATGCGCATCATTGGCAACGAGAACGGCTGCGCTTCGGGGCGTATTTTCAACGTGGGTAATCCGAAGATGCAGTATTCTATCAAAGAGCTGGCCGAAATGCTGGTCGAACTGGTTGGCGAATATCCTGACTATGCCGATATGGCCAAGAATGTTGTCATCGAAGAGGTTACCAGCGAAGACTATTATGGCTCTGCTTATCAGGATGTGGTTCATCGCGTCCCGAAAGTCGAAGAGGCCAAGCAACACCTCGGCTGGGAGCCCACCACTGACCTGCGCACTGCCCTTAAATTCACGCTCGATTATCATCTGGCGAACACCGATTACGAGCTGAATGCCATGGATGTGAGGTAG
- a CDS encoding circularly permuted type 2 ATP-grasp protein, which yields MTFEDYETGDFFDEMFEPSGEARPHYRKLLERYSRLDKEDFDRKRQAVDLSFMRAGITFTVYNDDRGTERIMPFDLMPRIIPKSEWEFLERGLKQRIIALNLFLKDIYHEQKILKDGVIPPSYVLGAKNFRREIMGIDLPRDIYIHVCGTDLIRDDKGNYLVLEDNARCPSGVSYVLENRNALRRAFPNLFPRAGVRPVEHYAEELLKMLQYINPNPNRAPVVGVLTPGSYNSAYFEHCFLARQMGVEIVEGRDLVVRDFKVYMRTTKGLQQIDVVYRRIDDDFIDPSVFREDSTLGVPGLVSAIRAGNFAMANGLGTGVADDKVMYYFVPRMIKYYLGEDPILQSVETYLASEEKDYGFIINNLDKLVVKSANEAGGYGMLMGPWASKEEIEKFRDLIKADPRNFIAQSPISLSRHPTYADSAFEGRHIDLRPYILYGEDITIIPGGLTRVALTKGSLVVNSSQGGGTKDTWVLNSDE from the coding sequence ATGACATTTGAAGACTACGAAACCGGAGACTTTTTCGATGAAATGTTTGAGCCTTCGGGGGAAGCTCGACCGCATTATCGAAAGTTGCTCGAACGTTATTCGCGCCTGGACAAGGAGGACTTTGATCGCAAAAGACAAGCCGTAGATCTCTCATTCATGCGGGCCGGAATTACTTTCACGGTTTACAATGATGACCGTGGGACTGAGCGGATAATGCCTTTCGACCTCATGCCGCGCATTATCCCAAAGTCGGAATGGGAGTTTCTGGAGCGGGGGCTAAAACAGCGGATCATTGCTCTCAATCTATTCCTCAAGGATATCTACCATGAGCAGAAGATTCTGAAAGACGGTGTCATTCCGCCATCCTATGTTCTTGGGGCCAAGAATTTCCGTCGTGAGATCATGGGCATCGATTTGCCGCGCGATATATACATCCATGTCTGCGGGACGGATCTGATTCGCGATGATAAGGGCAATTACCTGGTATTGGAGGACAATGCACGTTGCCCATCAGGAGTTTCTTATGTCCTGGAAAATCGTAACGCCCTGCGCCGCGCTTTTCCCAATCTCTTTCCACGCGCCGGGGTACGTCCGGTAGAGCACTATGCAGAAGAGCTCTTGAAGATGCTTCAGTACATCAATCCCAACCCCAATCGTGCTCCGGTTGTTGGCGTGTTGACCCCGGGCTCTTATAACAGCGCTTACTTTGAGCATTGTTTTCTCGCACGTCAGATGGGAGTGGAAATTGTTGAAGGGCGCGACTTGGTGGTGCGTGACTTCAAAGTCTACATGCGGACGACAAAAGGGCTTCAACAGATTGATGTGGTTTACCGCCGTATTGATGATGACTTTATTGACCCGAGTGTCTTCCGGGAAGATTCAACCCTGGGTGTTCCTGGTTTGGTCAGTGCCATCCGCGCTGGTAACTTTGCCATGGCAAATGGTTTGGGGACTGGAGTTGCTGATGATAAAGTAATGTATTACTTTGTTCCCCGGATGATTAAATACTATCTTGGTGAAGATCCTATCCTACAAAGTGTGGAAACTTATCTGGCCTCAGAGGAAAAGGATTACGGCTTCATCATCAACAACCTGGACAAACTTGTTGTGAAATCCGCCAACGAAGCAGGGGGCTACGGCATGTTGATGGGACCGTGGGCATCGAAAGAGGAAATTGAAAAATTCCGCGATCTGATCAAAGCAGATCCACGTAACTTTATTGCCCAATCGCCGATCTCACTGTCACGTCATCCCACTTACGCGGATTCGGCTTTCGAAGGGCGCCATATCGATCTCCGGCCTTACATTCTTTACGGTGAAGACATCACAATTATTCCAGGCGGATTGACTCGAGTTGCACTCACAAAAGGTTCACTCGTAGTCAACTCCTCACAAGGTGGCGGCACAAAGGATACCTGGGTTTTGAACAGCGATGAATGA
- a CDS encoding polysaccharide deacetylase family protein, producing the protein MARLAIKIDVDTDRGTREGVPRLLEVLQRHEVSATFLFSLGPDNTGKAIRRIFRPGFLQKVRRTNVAGNYGLRTLMNGTLLPAPKIGERNADVMRSVRDAGFSIGIHCWDHFQWQDYLHDMSTVGIRNEFQRACDEFQRIFDEPAQSCGAPGWQCNERALAAYDNAGLLWASDSRSDGSLPTAFFPKWEGEVFKTLHISTTLPTLDELMGRPEYPDDSINDHYLKLLQKGGDCVHTIHAELEGLHYAKMFEDLIVRAKAAGVTFFDLDDYAKELLQAPEKLPVCDITLGEVDGRSGTVTVQKS; encoded by the coding sequence ATGGCCAGACTCGCCATAAAAATTGATGTCGATACCGACCGTGGAACTCGCGAAGGTGTGCCGCGTTTGCTTGAGGTGCTTCAGCGACATGAGGTTTCGGCGACGTTTTTGTTTTCACTAGGACCAGATAATACGGGCAAGGCAATCCGGCGGATCTTTCGTCCGGGCTTTCTGCAAAAGGTGCGTCGGACGAATGTGGCTGGCAATTACGGGCTTCGTACTTTGATGAATGGGACGCTGTTACCAGCGCCGAAAATAGGGGAGCGCAATGCTGATGTTATGCGGAGCGTTCGCGATGCTGGTTTCTCGATTGGTATTCACTGTTGGGATCATTTTCAGTGGCAGGATTACCTGCATGATATGTCTACCGTCGGGATTCGAAACGAGTTTCAACGGGCATGCGATGAATTCCAACGTATCTTTGACGAACCAGCTCAATCGTGTGGTGCACCCGGCTGGCAATGCAACGAACGTGCCTTGGCGGCTTACGATAATGCTGGTTTGCTCTGGGCCAGTGACTCACGGAGTGACGGTTCTCTGCCGACTGCATTTTTTCCCAAGTGGGAGGGCGAGGTCTTTAAGACCCTGCATATATCAACAACTTTGCCGACCCTGGACGAACTGATGGGCCGGCCTGAGTATCCGGATGACAGCATTAATGATCATTATCTGAAATTGTTACAAAAGGGTGGTGATTGTGTTCACACGATTCATGCCGAGCTTGAAGGTTTGCATTATGCAAAGATGTTTGAAGATCTAATTGTTCGGGCCAAAGCTGCAGGCGTCACATTTTTTGATTTGGACGATTACGCCAAAGAACTTTTGCAGGCACCTGAAAAACTGCCTGTCTGTGATATTACCCTGGGCGAAGTCGATGGTCGCAGTGGAACAGTTACGGTTCAGAAATCGTAA
- a CDS encoding sulfatase, with the protein MGTFQKINTIGSALLLASLLFLLPSANVAADQRPNVLMIWVDDLRPEITTFGAEGMKTPGIDQLARQSITFDRAYCNIPVCGASRASVMTGLRGTPDRFVDYTARADEDAPDAVALHELFHNNGYNTAFYGKVFHNAEDSAEAWDQTKHFKHWPGYIGEEAIQQLKEQRKKNRNGPPWEAPDVEDTETWDGKIAAATEKAIKQLATKDKPFFIATGFLKPHLPFVAPKKYWDLYPTDEITLPQNLTTRPNAPGIAFTKWEEMRKYAGMPQSGPIDPEDAQKVIAGYRACVSFIDAQIAHVLDSLEASGVADNTIIVLLGDHGWNLGEHGMWAKHCCFETSMRTPLMISAPMLEEFKAGKSTKALTEFVDIYPTLCELAGLETPKDLEGESAVSVLIDPSASHRDFAIGRFHKGDTIRTDRFRYTIFHEGTGEEIGQMLYDHSIDPAEDHNLAKEQQWQSTVRQLRRQLADVTGQ; encoded by the coding sequence TTGGGCACATTTCAAAAAATCAATACGATAGGTAGCGCCTTACTGCTGGCGTCATTACTGTTTCTTCTGCCATCAGCAAATGTCGCGGCTGATCAGCGTCCCAATGTTCTCATGATATGGGTCGATGATCTCAGGCCTGAAATCACAACCTTTGGAGCCGAAGGCATGAAAACACCTGGAATCGATCAGCTCGCCAGGCAATCCATCACCTTCGATCGGGCTTATTGCAACATACCGGTATGTGGTGCGTCACGCGCGTCTGTCATGACGGGCTTGCGTGGCACGCCAGACAGATTTGTAGATTACACCGCTCGGGCGGATGAAGATGCGCCTGATGCAGTGGCTCTTCATGAGCTATTTCACAATAACGGCTACAATACTGCATTTTATGGAAAAGTCTTCCACAATGCAGAAGATTCAGCAGAAGCCTGGGATCAGACGAAACACTTCAAGCACTGGCCGGGCTACATTGGCGAAGAGGCCATACAGCAGCTCAAAGAGCAAAGAAAGAAGAACCGTAATGGCCCACCCTGGGAAGCTCCTGACGTGGAGGACACTGAAACGTGGGATGGAAAAATCGCTGCGGCTACAGAAAAAGCAATCAAACAACTGGCGACAAAAGACAAACCGTTCTTTATCGCGACTGGATTTTTGAAGCCACACTTACCCTTTGTTGCACCAAAGAAATATTGGGATCTCTATCCCACCGATGAAATAACTCTGCCCCAAAACCTCACCACAAGACCGAACGCTCCAGGAATTGCTTTTACAAAATGGGAAGAGATGAGGAAGTACGCAGGTATGCCCCAAAGTGGACCGATTGATCCCGAAGATGCTCAAAAAGTTATCGCTGGTTATCGAGCTTGCGTCAGTTTCATTGATGCGCAGATCGCACATGTCCTTGACAGCCTCGAAGCAAGCGGTGTCGCTGACAACACCATCATAGTCTTGTTAGGAGACCATGGTTGGAATCTGGGCGAACACGGAATGTGGGCCAAGCATTGCTGCTTTGAAACTTCGATGCGAACTCCACTAATGATTTCAGCTCCCATGCTCGAAGAATTCAAAGCAGGCAAATCGACGAAAGCACTTACGGAATTCGTCGATATCTATCCGACACTTTGTGAATTGGCAGGCCTCGAGACGCCAAAAGATCTGGAAGGAGAAAGCGCAGTCTCGGTACTGATAGATCCATCAGCATCTCACCGCGATTTTGCCATTGGCCGATTTCATAAAGGCGACACAATCCGCACTGATCGCTTTCGATACACGATTTTTCATGAAGGCACTGGTGAAGAAATTGGTCAGATGCTCTATGATCACAGTATTGATCCTGCGGAGGACCATAACCTCGCCAAAGAACAGCAGTGGCAATCGACCGTCAGGCAACTGCGCCGTCAGCTTGCTGATGTGACAGGGCAATAA
- a CDS encoding FAD-dependent monooxygenase, with the protein MSLKLPQTGVHTDVAIIGGGPCGLMAALLLTRFGVRCTLFEKHRGVSFHPKAMGVTRRTGEIFRQLGLHKELMSEDLHTDELSIWSRGFTGEVLGRVPFVDNVSNYTPCRRIHCPQPHTETVLRNAVDIEPLAEIHYDTRVDTINDSGSRVEVCFSNLNSGDTGILYASWLIAADGAESPVRQKLGIETEGPGDLGHFLNVYFRAPYGDHLHGRRALLYQLIDEDFFELFVAINGSDLWLMHHYLEEGESPKDYDEERLHETIAYASGLYDVPVEIFNVSPWVMSPKLAKQWRKGRVFLTGDAAARLSPSGGLGMNNGIQSVHNLCWKLASVVHGLADESLLETYEAERMAASRLTFEHGESNAKEIFSIIGSAFDGDWTGVRKQIAGSRRNGSGLGLDLGTVYESKAVVPDGSDFSVQSDPANDYLPAARPGHHAPHLEVLLDGKFASILDLLGKGFVLLCGREGECWKKNAEALKDVFPEKLPMKVLIAGVDFIDQSGSFETLYGIENDGAVLVRPDGFVAARWLDEKSHNLEAALNQVLGKL; encoded by the coding sequence GTGTCTTTGAAATTACCCCAGACTGGAGTCCATACCGATGTTGCAATCATCGGAGGTGGGCCATGTGGCTTGATGGCTGCGCTTTTGCTGACTAGGTTTGGCGTTCGCTGCACATTGTTTGAGAAGCATCGAGGCGTTTCTTTTCATCCGAAAGCGATGGGAGTCACGAGACGAACTGGAGAAATTTTTCGGCAGTTAGGTTTACATAAGGAACTGATGTCGGAGGATCTCCACACGGATGAGTTGTCAATATGGAGTCGTGGCTTTACCGGTGAAGTTCTCGGTCGAGTGCCTTTTGTCGATAATGTCTCCAATTATACGCCATGTCGTCGCATACATTGCCCGCAACCTCATACGGAGACCGTTTTGCGGAATGCCGTTGATATCGAACCATTGGCGGAAATCCACTACGACACACGAGTTGATACGATTAATGATAGCGGGAGCAGGGTTGAGGTTTGTTTTTCCAATCTGAATTCAGGTGATACCGGTATATTATATGCATCGTGGTTAATTGCAGCAGATGGGGCGGAAAGTCCGGTAAGGCAAAAGCTTGGCATTGAAACCGAAGGCCCTGGTGATCTTGGGCATTTTCTCAATGTCTATTTCCGGGCTCCCTATGGTGATCATTTACATGGGAGGCGTGCCTTGCTTTATCAGTTGATTGACGAGGATTTTTTCGAGCTTTTTGTGGCCATTAATGGTTCCGATCTTTGGTTGATGCACCACTATCTCGAGGAGGGAGAATCTCCAAAAGATTACGACGAAGAGCGCCTTCATGAGACGATTGCTTATGCGTCAGGCCTCTATGATGTACCGGTGGAGATCTTCAATGTCAGTCCTTGGGTGATGAGCCCGAAATTGGCCAAGCAGTGGAGGAAAGGCCGAGTGTTTTTAACGGGTGATGCGGCGGCGCGGCTTTCTCCGTCGGGAGGACTGGGGATGAATAACGGCATACAAAGTGTCCACAATCTTTGCTGGAAACTGGCATCGGTCGTTCACGGCTTGGCGGATGAGAGCCTGCTTGAAACTTATGAGGCGGAGCGTATGGCAGCATCACGCTTAACTTTCGAGCATGGTGAATCAAATGCCAAAGAGATATTTTCTATTATTGGTTCAGCCTTTGATGGAGACTGGACTGGCGTAAGAAAACAGATTGCCGGAAGTCGCCGTAACGGCAGTGGTTTGGGCTTGGATCTTGGGACCGTCTATGAAAGCAAAGCGGTGGTCCCTGATGGCAGTGACTTCTCCGTTCAGAGTGACCCCGCCAATGATTATCTCCCTGCAGCGCGTCCCGGGCACCATGCACCGCACCTTGAGGTTTTACTGGATGGTAAGTTTGCCTCGATCCTTGATCTTCTGGGGAAGGGTTTTGTTCTCCTGTGTGGCCGAGAGGGGGAGTGTTGGAAAAAAAATGCCGAGGCATTGAAAGATGTCTTTCCGGAAAAATTGCCCATGAAAGTGCTCATTGCGGGGGTGGATTTCATCGACCAATCAGGTAGCTTTGAAACACTTTACGGCATCGAGAATGACGGAGCAGTTCTTGTTCGTCCGGATGGATTTGTTGCTGCACGCTGGCTTGACGAAAAGAGTCATAATCTGGAAGCTGCCTTGAACCAAGTTCTAGGAAAATTATGA